The sequence below is a genomic window from Lycium ferocissimum isolate CSIRO_LF1 chromosome 9, AGI_CSIRO_Lferr_CH_V1, whole genome shotgun sequence.
CACACTTTGGTTTTAACAAAGAATTTCTAACAGAGATGCCTCTTTGGGTGTGCTTTCCTAACTTGCCTATGAATTGTTGGAGTAGTGATTCACTCAGTAGAATAGCAAGTACAATGGGTCAACCTGTATATGCTGATGAATGTACTACGAAGCAAACAAGAATATCCTATGCTAGAATACTTATTGAAGTAAATGTGACCAAACCTTTGCCAACTGCGGTTAATGTACTTGATCCTGATGGGGTGGAGTTTGAACAGGATGTGCTCTATGATTGGCAACCAGAGTTTTGTGAACAATGTCTGAAAGTGGGACATAAACGCCCACAACCTCTTGAACCTGTTGCTCCCCCTCCCCAGAGGAGAACTCAAGTCACAGAACAACCATTTGCACAACCTAAGAGAAGGAGAAGACCACAAAAAGGCAACCAACAATGGGTGTCCACTAAGGTGATAATTGCACCACCACACGCTGTAGGAGAATCTCAGAGTATGGGGACTGAGCAAGTAGCTGAAGTAGAAATATCAGAGCTTCCACAAACAAAGGCAAGCACCATACCGAGACAAATCACCACCTCAGACGCAGAGAAATAATACAAGAGGAAAAGCAATACAAGAAAAGGGTTATACTGAAGAAGACTTCCCGGTATTGAACCACACACCTACACAACATGGAAATGTGAAAGTAGTTAACAGGGGACTTATGATAGAAAGGCTACCTCCCACTAATAGGGGTGGGACATCAAATTCTCAatgaattgggaaatatggaaTGTGAGGGGAGTAAATAAGTGGTATAAAAGGAAGGAGTTGAAAAAGTACCTAAAAGCCAAGCATATTTGCTTAGCCGGGCTAGTAGAGACAAGGGTGAAAGAACACAAAGCAGCTAGCATCATTCAACATATTGCACCTGGCTGGATGAGTCTTACTAATTATATTATGCTTTGAATGGAAGAATTTGGGTTTTGTGGGATGATAGAATGCTGAATGTTACTTTAATCAGTGCAACTGCACAAACTATACATTGCCATATTAAACACAGGACTGATGGAATGGAGTGTGTATTAACAGTTGTTTATGGTTATAATACAATTGAGCAGAGAAAAGGCTTATGGGAGAGTATAAAAGATATTGCCCAGCACAATAATATGCCCTGGGTTATAGGGGGAGATTTCAACTCAATCCTGACTCCACAAGACAAAATGTTTGGCAATCCTATCACTCAGGCAGAAATATGGGATTTTGCTGAATGTTTAGCTGATGCAAACCTCACAGAATTGCCATGGATAGGTGGCTTCTATACTTGGACTAATAAGCAACAAGCTAGTGATAGAATCTATAGCAGAATTGACCGAGTGTTTGGAAATGATGCTTGGATGTGGAAATGGGGGCACATTGCTACTGAATATGACCTTCCTAATGTTTCAGATCACTCACCAATGCTACTAACCATAGCTGCAGTATCCTGGAACATTAAGACCCCTTTCAGATTTTATAACATTTGGGCAGAGCATAGAGAGTTTCTGAACTTGGTGGCTAGAGGATGGAAACCAAGACTGAATGGGGGGTGTATGAGACATGTGTGGAACAACCTGCAATTGCTTAAGCCACTATTCAAACAACTAAACAATGATGAATTTAAGCACGTTACACAGAAAATGAATGCTTATAGAGAAGACTTACAAAAGGTACAGGAACAAATGAGAACTGATCACTCAGATAACCTCATCTCTAGTGAAAAATCCATCCTACTGGATCTAGAGAAGTGGTCACTCATTGAAGAGAGTATAACAAGGCAAAAATCAACGGTCAATTGGATTAAACTGGGGGATGAAaacacaaattatttttctgcAGTTATGAAGGAGAAGTTACAAAGGAAGTAGCTACTGGAACTTACATCAAGTACTGGCCAAAAACTTGTAGAACCTGCtgcaataaaaaatgaaatcacaCAGTTTTACAAAGGGCTTATGGGATCAGCAAAGAACTATACTCCCAGCTGTTGACTACCAAATTATGAAACAAGGTACAGTACTTAATCATTCACAACAAGTAGAACTGTGTGCTGATGTACTAGATAAGGAAATTGTGGAAAGCTTGAATTCCATTGGCTCTGATAAATCACCTGGAGTTGATGGATTTAATGCAACTTTCCTTAAAAAGGCCTGGCCAATCATTGGTAGAGATATTCTTGATGCTGTAAAGGAATTTTTTGCCACTAGCAAACTGTACAGATCTGTGAACTGCACTGCTATAACTCTAGTACCCAAAGTTGCTAATCCTAGTACTGTCAAAGAGTATAGGCCAATTGCATGTTGTGCAGTGATATATAAGGTGATATCTAAAGTGTTAGCTGCTAGACTGCAAAAGGTGGTGGCATCTGTTATTAGTGAAGCACAGGCAGGGTTTATTCCAGGGAGAAGAATTTCAGATAACATCATCTTAGCACATAAACTAGTACAAGCGTATAATAGAAAACACATAGCAGCTAGGTGTATGCTAAAGGTGGATTTGCAAAAAGCTTATGATAGTGTTGAGTGGATATATATGAAGCAAATCTTAAAAGAATTGAAATTCCCTGCTACTTTTGTTCGATGGTTGATGGAATGTATACAGACAAAGGCATTATACAATAGGGGTAAATGGTGATTATACTGAACCTTTTGATGCTGCTCGAGGGCTGAGGCAAGGGGACCCTATTTCGCTCTTCTTCTTTGCAATTGCCATGGAATATCTAAGTCGATGCTTGAAAGGATTAAAACAGAATAAGGGGTTCAGATTTCATCCTAAATGTGCCAAAATGAACATCACTCACCTAAGCTTTGCTGATGATTTGTTGATGTTTGCAAGATGTGACTCCATATCTGTTGCTGCCACTAATGAATATTTCAATCAATTCTCCCTAGCATCTGGACTAAAGGCTAATTTGGACAAAAGTTGTGTATATTTTAGAGGTGTAGCACAGACTGAAAAGAACCTGATGCTTCAACAATCAGGCTATGTTGCTGGTGATCTTCCCTTTAAATATCTTGGCATACCTTTATCTACTAAAAAACTGTCCTTATTACAATGGCAACCTCTTATAGATAAGATTGTCAAGAGAATTTCTTCTTGGGATGCAAAAAATTATCTTATGCAGGGAGAGGACAATTGGTGCAGACTGTGTTATTTGGTATTCAGGCCTACTGGTCACAGATGTTTTTACTACCAAGTAAAGTGGTGAAGACAATTGAAGCATATTGTAGAAGCTATGTCTGGTCAGGAACTAATGCTATAACTAAAAGAGCATTGGTGGCATGGGAGAGAGTGCGTACCCCTAAATCTGCTGGAGGCCTCAACATTATTAACTTACAATTATGGAACAGAGCAGCTATTGCAAAAACTCAGTGGGACCTCACTCATAAAGAGGACAAAATGTGGATTAGATGGATACATGCAATTTACATCAAGGGACAATCTGCACAAAATATGCTTATACCCCAACAGGCCTGTTGGATGACTAGGAAAATTCTGGAGGATAGGAAAACTTGGGAGCTTACTCAAAGATACAGTGAAAAATCCCAAAGGCTTGATCAAACAACTGTATCTGAAGTCAGGAGATCGAAAAAGGGTAGAGTGGAAGTGTGTAATGTTTGGTAATGCTGCTACACCTAAAGCTACTTTTACAATGTGGCTCCAACTACATGGCCAAATGCTTACTAGAGATAGACTGGTGAAATGGGGAATGAATGTAGGCCCTGCTTGTGTTCTTTGTGTTGGTAATATGGAAACTAGAGACCACCTATTTGTGCAGTGCAATTTCACCAAGCTTATGTGGCAGTATATCCTCACTTGGCTGGGCAGAAATGATACATTGGGAGGCACATGGGCTGATCACTTGAAGTGGGTGATAAAGAGTGCAAAAGGGAGGACTCAACAAGCTCAAATCTACAAAATGGTATATGCTGAAACTGTCCATGTTGTTTGGATGGAGAGGAATCAAAGGGTATTTGAGAACAACACCAGAGCTGCTAATGTGATTGCCAGACAAATTGCTTTTATTTGTAATGTACGAGCCACTCCTGGCATTAGAGCCCTAGTACAGTCATACTTGATGTAATTTCTATTACTGCTAACTAGGTAGAAGAGGAAACAGAGGTAGATTGATAGAAGTAGAGGATTGGTGCGTATGTTTATGTGGACAAAGCTGACTGAGGATGTTAGCGTGCATTGTAATTCTTATTCAGGTGATTAATAAAAGTTGTTAATTAcccggaaaaaaaaatgcatatgcTCATGAGTTTTGCAAATTATCAAATTGTTTGAGTTGCGGAAGATTATTAATGTTTGTATGCAGAACATGACTTTCGGTTGAACTCTTCTTTTTGTGCTTATGACATACGCTCTACACCAATTTAGAGTGACTATTAACAACACCTGGTTTTGTTGGTAAACTAAAACACCAAAAGGAACTGTTAAAAAGTAGTTATCAACCATAGGTATTAGATAGCTCTAGCTAAAAGCAGCAACTCAGTATTAACTAGAGTACGTTGTTGATCGGTACGCTCTACATCAATTTAGAGTGACTGTTAACAACACCTGGTTTTGTTAGTAAACTAAAACACCAAAAGGAAGTTCTTAAAAGTAGTTATCAACCATAGGTATTAGATAGTTCTAGCAAAAAGTAGCAACTCAGTATTAACTAGAGTGCGTTGTTGATCGGTTTCTATGAGAACCCGGTCTATAGCCATCCAGTAAAACTTGTAATCCATAAGATTTTTGAGTTCTACATTACTAAAACCTTTTGTTCTACAAGCAGGATTAGACTAAATTGGATCACTAACAACGGAGGTGTGTCAACAAGTTCAATGCAAGCCTAAGTTTAATACTCCctatttcaaattatttgtcgtgttTCTCTTTTACACATCCCTAAAGAAACCATTTACTAAGAAGGGTTTTGGACTATTTcacccttatttatgtcttaataTATGATCTttcttcattaaatatttaGCCTATAATAGAGGTGTTTGTAGGCTTCAAGAACAATTAcaattaaggaaaaaatgaaaaaaataattaatcttATCTTGACCctctaaaatgacaaataatttgaat
It includes:
- the LOC132029804 gene encoding uncharacterized protein LOC132029804 produces the protein MFGNAATPKATFTMWLQLHGQMLTRDRLVKWGMNVGPACVLCVGNMETRDHLFVQCNFTKLMWQYILTWLGRNDTLGGTWADHLKWVIKSAKGRTQQAQIYKMVYAETVHVVWMERNQRVFENNTRAANVIARQIAFICNVRATPGIRALVQSYLM